The following are encoded together in the Planococcus antarcticus DSM 14505 genome:
- a CDS encoding MetQ/NlpA family ABC transporter substrate-binding protein: protein MKKFVAGTALTALVLAGCGNGGASEEESNTLSVGASNVPHAEILEQAQPILEEQGIELEIETYQDYILPNEDLESGEIDANYFQHIPYLASQVADHGYEFENAGGIHIEPIGVYSQDYASLDELPEGGTILMSNSIADHGRILSLLEAEGLITLAEGVDKTTAEVSDVVENPKNLQFEADYEAALLVQLYESGEGDAVLINSNYAIDAGINPMEDSIALESSDSPYVNIIAVRAGDEDNENIKALVEVLKSQEIQDFMLKEWGGSVVPVD, encoded by the coding sequence ATGAAGAAATTTGTAGCAGGAACAGCATTAACAGCATTGGTACTCGCAGGATGCGGAAATGGCGGAGCAAGTGAAGAAGAGTCGAACACATTAAGCGTAGGTGCTTCGAACGTGCCCCATGCTGAAATTTTAGAGCAAGCACAACCAATTCTTGAAGAACAAGGCATTGAACTTGAAATCGAAACCTACCAGGATTATATCCTGCCAAATGAAGATTTGGAGTCGGGTGAAATCGACGCAAACTATTTCCAACACATTCCTTATCTGGCATCACAGGTTGCAGATCATGGCTATGAATTCGAAAACGCCGGTGGCATTCATATTGAACCAATCGGTGTTTACTCTCAGGACTATGCTTCTCTTGACGAACTTCCGGAAGGCGGAACGATTTTGATGAGCAATTCAATAGCTGATCATGGCCGTATTTTATCATTGCTTGAAGCTGAGGGCTTGATTACTTTGGCAGAAGGCGTAGATAAGACAACTGCTGAAGTGAGTGATGTTGTTGAAAATCCGAAAAACTTGCAGTTTGAAGCAGATTACGAAGCAGCACTGCTAGTTCAACTGTATGAATCAGGTGAAGGTGATGCAGTCTTGATCAACTCAAACTATGCAATTGATGCAGGAATCAATCCAATGGAAGATTCAATCGCATTGGAATCATCTGATTCACCTTACGTAAACATTATCGCTGTACGTGCAGGCGATGAAGACAATGAAAATATTAAAGCGTTGGTGGAAGTATTAAAATCTCAGGAAATCCAAGATTTCATGTTGAAAGAATGGGGCGGCTCAGTGGTACCAGTAGATTGA
- a CDS encoding dicarboxylate/amino acid:cation symporter → MKFNFGLLPRIVVAIVLGVLIGLVAPEALVKVFATFTTIFGNFLNFVVPLIILGFIAPGIAKLGKGSGKLLGMATGVAYASTVIAGVLAFLVATAVLPNFMKAGSLSSMEDPEHALAASFIALEMPPVFGVMSALILAFLLGIGMASTGSKTMASFFDEFQAIIEKTISYVIIPLLPFHIFGIFANMAYGGAVFEILSLFAIVFVMIIILHWTMLLLQYSAAGALKGRNPFAILKTMMPAYFTALGTQSSAATIPVTLRQARKSGANERVADFTVPLFATIHLSGSTITLVSCAIGVVLLTGGVPTFGSFFPFILMLGVTMIAAPGVPGGAVMAAIGLLKVMLGFDPTMVALMIALYMAQDSFGTAANVTGDGALAHIVDRFTNGQKSLK, encoded by the coding sequence ATGAAATTCAATTTTGGTTTATTGCCGCGGATCGTTGTGGCAATTGTTTTAGGGGTGCTAATTGGATTGGTTGCACCAGAAGCTTTGGTGAAGGTATTTGCGACATTCACGACGATTTTTGGTAATTTCCTAAACTTTGTTGTACCTTTGATAATTCTCGGATTTATTGCTCCAGGAATCGCCAAATTAGGAAAAGGCTCTGGTAAGCTCTTGGGTATGGCCACTGGAGTCGCGTACGCTTCTACGGTTATAGCAGGGGTTTTAGCTTTTCTCGTTGCGACAGCTGTCTTGCCCAATTTTATGAAAGCAGGTTCTTTAAGCAGCATGGAAGATCCGGAACACGCTTTGGCAGCTTCCTTTATTGCACTTGAAATGCCGCCTGTTTTCGGCGTAATGTCTGCTTTGATACTGGCTTTCTTGCTGGGCATCGGGATGGCATCGACAGGAAGCAAGACCATGGCGTCGTTTTTTGATGAGTTCCAAGCGATTATTGAAAAGACGATTTCTTATGTCATCATTCCTTTGTTGCCGTTCCATATCTTCGGTATTTTTGCCAATATGGCCTATGGCGGAGCGGTGTTTGAAATCTTATCATTATTCGCCATTGTCTTTGTGATGATCATCATTCTTCACTGGACCATGCTTTTGCTTCAATACTCAGCAGCTGGGGCTTTGAAAGGAAGAAATCCTTTTGCAATCTTGAAAACAATGATGCCAGCTTATTTCACGGCACTTGGGACTCAGTCGTCAGCGGCAACAATCCCGGTCACTTTGCGCCAAGCTCGCAAATCCGGAGCCAATGAAAGGGTGGCGGACTTTACGGTTCCCTTGTTTGCGACTATCCATTTATCCGGCAGTACCATCACTCTGGTATCGTGTGCCATTGGTGTTGTACTGCTGACAGGCGGAGTGCCGACATTCGGCAGCTTCTTCCCATTCATTTTAATGCTAGGTGTTACGATGATTGCTGCACCAGGAGTTCCTGGTGGGGCAGTCATGGCAGCGATTGGTTTGCTGAAAGTCATGCTAGGATTTGATCCAACAATGGTTGCCTTGATGATTGCACTTTATATGGCACAGGACAGTTTTGGTACTGCAGCAAATGTCACTGGGGACGGTGCTTTGGCGCATATTGTCGACCGTTTTACAAATGGCCAAAAAAGTTTAAAGTAG
- the sufC gene encoding Fe-S cluster assembly ATPase SufC: MYMSTLVIKDLHVKIEDKEILKGVDLTINTGEIHAIMGPNGTGKSTLASAIMGHPKYKITQGSITLDGEDVLEMEVDERARAGLFLGMQYPSEISGVTNADFMRSAMNARREEGDEISLMKFIRELDNKMEVLDMEQEMAQRYLNEGFSGGEKKRNEILQLMMIKPTIAILDEIDSGLDIDALKVVSDGINQMKGENFGCLIITHYQRLLNYITPDHVHVMMQGRVVKSGGEELSLKLESEGYDWIKVELGIEDETVGQA, translated from the coding sequence ATTTACATGTCAACTTTGGTCATTAAAGATTTACACGTTAAAATCGAAGACAAAGAGATTTTAAAGGGTGTAGACTTAACAATTAATACAGGTGAAATACATGCAATCATGGGGCCTAACGGTACTGGTAAATCAACTTTAGCATCAGCTATCATGGGTCATCCTAAATACAAAATCACACAAGGATCTATCACTTTGGACGGCGAAGACGTTCTTGAAATGGAAGTAGACGAACGCGCGCGCGCAGGTCTTTTCCTTGGCATGCAATATCCAAGTGAAATTTCAGGCGTAACCAATGCTGACTTTATGCGTTCTGCGATGAATGCACGTCGCGAAGAAGGCGATGAAATTTCACTGATGAAATTCATTCGTGAATTGGACAACAAAATGGAAGTGCTCGACATGGAACAGGAAATGGCGCAGCGTTACTTAAATGAAGGTTTCTCAGGCGGAGAAAAGAAACGCAATGAAATTCTTCAATTGATGATGATCAAACCAACAATCGCTATTCTGGACGAAATTGACTCTGGTTTGGATATCGATGCATTGAAAGTTGTTTCAGACGGTATCAACCAAATGAAGGGCGAAAACTTCGGTTGCTTGATTATTACTCATTATCAGCGTCTGTTGAACTATATTACGCCTGACCACGTCCACGTAATGATGCAAGGACGTGTCGTTAAATCAGGTGGAGAAGAACTTTCTCTCAAACTTGAATCTGAAGGTTATGACTGGATCAAAGTTGAACTTGGTATTGAAGACGAGACTGTAGGACAAGCATAA
- the sufD gene encoding Fe-S cluster assembly protein SufD translates to MTVETNLKMTEQDVRSFSEMNGEPSWFTELRLRSFGEAQSLPLPKPDKTKILSWNFTDFPVHTVQSSVFDSIENLTDDIKSIVDLEQKNLYIQHNNTPAFSRISDDLAAQGVILTDIFTALREHGDLVKKYFMTNGVKTDEHKLTALNAALMNGGAFLYVPKNVVVEEPVQVVFYHDDADASLFNHVIVVADTSSKVTYVENYYSTVPHANGLANIVSEVFAEDNAQITYGAVDTLAEGFITYVNRRGIVARDARIEWALGMMNDSDTISENTTHLIGDNSYGDTKSVVVGRGSQKQNFTTQVVHWGKDSEGFILKHGVMKDSSSAIFNGIGKIEHGATRSNAVQESRVLMLSEKARGDANPILLIDEDDVTAGHAASVGRVDPLQLYYLMSRGITKQEAERLVIHGFLAPVVRVLPIEGVKKQLTEVIERKVR, encoded by the coding sequence ATGACGGTTGAAACAAATTTAAAAATGACCGAGCAGGACGTGCGCTCTTTTTCAGAAATGAATGGTGAACCTTCATGGTTTACTGAGCTTCGTCTTCGTTCATTTGGTGAAGCGCAAAGCTTGCCTTTACCAAAACCAGATAAAACAAAAATCCTTAGCTGGAATTTTACAGATTTTCCAGTTCATACAGTACAAAGTTCGGTTTTTGATTCTATTGAAAACTTAACGGATGATATTAAGTCCATTGTAGACCTAGAACAAAAAAATCTTTATATCCAACACAATAATACACCTGCATTTTCACGCATTTCTGATGATCTTGCAGCACAAGGTGTAATTTTGACGGATATTTTTACAGCTTTACGTGAACACGGCGATTTGGTCAAAAAATACTTTATGACAAATGGCGTGAAAACGGACGAACATAAGTTGACAGCGTTAAATGCAGCGTTGATGAACGGCGGAGCATTCCTTTATGTTCCGAAAAATGTTGTTGTAGAAGAGCCTGTACAAGTGGTCTTTTACCATGATGACGCTGACGCGTCATTGTTTAACCACGTAATTGTCGTTGCGGATACAAGCAGTAAAGTAACATATGTGGAAAACTATTACTCGACAGTTCCACATGCAAATGGTTTAGCGAATATCGTTTCAGAAGTGTTTGCTGAAGATAACGCACAAATCACTTATGGCGCAGTGGATACATTAGCAGAAGGCTTTATTACGTATGTAAACAGACGCGGCATCGTGGCTCGTGACGCACGTATTGAATGGGCTTTAGGTATGATGAATGATAGCGACACGATTTCTGAAAACACGACGCATCTAATCGGCGATAATTCTTATGGCGATACGAAAAGTGTTGTCGTTGGACGTGGATCACAAAAACAAAACTTTACCACTCAAGTTGTTCACTGGGGCAAAGACTCCGAAGGCTTTATTTTGAAGCATGGAGTTATGAAGGATTCATCTTCTGCCATCTTTAATGGTATCGGCAAGATCGAACACGGCGCGACAAGATCTAACGCAGTACAAGAATCACGTGTGTTGATGCTAAGTGAAAAAGCACGTGGTGATGCCAATCCAATTCTTTTAATCGATGAAGACGATGTAACGGCAGGACATGCTGCATCAGTTGGTCGTGTAGATCCGCTTCAATTGTATTATTTAATGAGCCGCGGTATTACAAAACAAGAAGCTGAACGTCTTGTTATTCACGGTTTCTTGGCACCGGTTGTCCGTGTATTGCCAATCGAAGGCGTTAAAAAGCAATTGACGGAGGTTATCGAAAGGAAAGTCCGCTAA
- a CDS encoding cysteine desulfurase produces MINQEIKSYFPILNQEINGHPLVYLDSAATSQKPVQVIEALTDYYKLNNANVHRGVHTLGNRATEQYEGAREKVREFINANSMEEIIFLRGTTTAINLIAQSYGRANVEEGDEIVITYMEHHSNIIPWQQLAKERGAILKYVELEKDGTISLEQVRAAVSERTKIVSMVYVSNVLGTMNPIKEVAQIAHKNGAVMVVDGAQAAPHLKIDVQQLDCDFFAFSGHKMCGPTGIGVLYGKKELLNNMEPVEFGGEMIDFVGLYDSTWKELPWKFEGGTPIIAGAVGLGAAIDFLNEIGLNEIEKHEHQMAAYAMERMNSIEGLEIYGPADPQQRAGIVTFNLNDVHPHDLATVLDMSGIEVRAGHHCAQPLMKWLEVTATARASFYLYNSESDVDSLVEGLRSTKEYFTDGF; encoded by the coding sequence ATGATCAACCAAGAAATAAAAAGCTATTTTCCAATACTCAACCAAGAAATAAATGGTCACCCACTAGTTTATTTGGACAGTGCTGCCACTTCACAAAAACCTGTTCAAGTTATTGAGGCATTAACGGATTATTATAAGCTGAATAATGCCAATGTGCACCGAGGCGTCCATACGCTTGGTAACCGCGCGACTGAACAATATGAGGGCGCACGTGAAAAGGTTCGGGAATTCATCAATGCCAATTCGATGGAAGAAATTATTTTCCTAAGGGGAACGACAACTGCTATTAACCTCATTGCGCAAAGCTACGGCAGAGCCAATGTAGAAGAGGGCGACGAAATCGTCATCACTTATATGGAGCATCATTCCAACATTATTCCATGGCAGCAGTTGGCGAAAGAACGTGGAGCCATTTTAAAATATGTTGAACTTGAAAAAGATGGTACGATTTCTTTGGAGCAAGTTCGTGCAGCAGTGTCAGAGCGAACAAAAATCGTCTCGATGGTTTATGTTTCTAATGTCCTCGGTACGATGAATCCGATAAAGGAAGTTGCGCAAATTGCCCATAAAAATGGTGCGGTTATGGTTGTTGACGGTGCCCAAGCGGCGCCTCATTTGAAAATAGATGTTCAGCAGCTAGACTGTGATTTCTTTGCATTTTCTGGACATAAAATGTGTGGTCCTACTGGAATCGGTGTTCTTTACGGCAAAAAAGAATTATTGAACAATATGGAACCGGTGGAATTTGGCGGGGAAATGATTGACTTCGTCGGTTTATACGATTCAACGTGGAAAGAGCTGCCTTGGAAGTTCGAAGGCGGTACGCCAATTATTGCAGGCGCTGTTGGATTAGGCGCAGCGATAGATTTTCTAAATGAAATCGGCTTAAATGAAATTGAAAAGCATGAACATCAAATGGCTGCCTACGCAATGGAGAGAATGAACTCGATTGAAGGATTGGAAATATACGGTCCAGCAGATCCGCAACAGCGGGCTGGCATCGTCACTTTCAATTTGAATGATGTTCATCCACACGATCTTGCCACTGTCCTAGATATGAGTGGCATTGAGGTTCGTGCAGGTCATCATTGTGCGCAGCCTTTAATGAAATGGCTGGAAGTTACAGCTACAGCACGCGCGAGCTTCTACTTATATAATAGTGAGTCCGATGTGGACAGCTTAGTGGAAGGTCTGCGTTCAACAAAGGAGTATTTCACCGATGGCTTCTAA
- the sufU gene encoding Fe-S cluster assembly sulfur transfer protein SufU, whose translation MASNNLDQLYRRVIMDHYKTPRNKGAIENNSVNIEMNNPTCGDRILLTLQVEDGIVKDAKFDGEGCSISMASASMMTQAVKGQGIDTALKLSGIFSDMMLGKDYDDSIDLGDIEALQGVSQFPARIKCATLAWKAMGKGVQNEEKS comes from the coding sequence ATGGCTTCTAATAACTTAGACCAATTATACCGACGTGTTATTATGGATCATTATAAAACGCCCCGCAATAAAGGGGCGATTGAAAACAACAGTGTCAATATCGAGATGAACAATCCGACCTGCGGAGATCGCATCCTTTTGACTTTGCAGGTCGAAGACGGCATCGTCAAAGATGCGAAGTTTGACGGTGAAGGATGTTCGATTTCAATGGCTTCTGCTTCCATGATGACGCAGGCTGTCAAAGGACAGGGAATTGATACGGCATTAAAGCTTTCCGGCATCTTTTCCGACATGATGCTCGGCAAAGACTATGATGATTCAATTGATCTTGGTGATATTGAAGCATTGCAAGGCGTCTCTCAGTTTCCGGCCCGTATCAAATGTGCGACTCTAGCATGGAAAGCCATGGGAAAAGGCGTGCAAAACGAAGAAAAATCATAA
- the sufB gene encoding Fe-S cluster assembly protein SufB: protein MAKKMPEIGDYKYGFHDKDVSVFRSKRGLTEDIVREISKIKEEPEWMLKSRLKALKLFYSMPMPQWGGDLGSLNFDEITYYVKPSEASQTSWDEVPEEIKRTFDKLGIPEAEQKYLAGVSAQYESEVVYHNMKVELEDMGIIFKDTGSALRENEDLFKEYWQSVIPAADNKFAALNTAVWSGGSFIYVPKGIKVESPLQAYFRINSENMGQFERTLIIVDEGASVHYVEGCTAPVYTTNSLHSAVVEIIVKKDAYCRYTTIQNWANNVFNLVTKRAFVDANGTMEWIDGNIGSKLTMKYPAIYLKGEGARGMTLSIAIAGKGQHQDAGAKMIHLAPNTSSSIVSKSISKQGGKVSYRGMVHFGRKADGARSNIECDTLIMDNKSTSDTIPYNEILNDNVSLEHEAKVSKVSEEQLFYLMSRGVSEQEATEMIVMGFIEPFTKELPMEYAVEMNRLIKFEMEGSIG, encoded by the coding sequence ATGGCGAAAAAAATGCCAGAAATCGGTGATTACAAATATGGGTTCCACGACAAGGATGTTTCAGTTTTTAGATCTAAACGTGGGCTCACTGAAGACATTGTAAGAGAAATTTCGAAAATAAAAGAAGAACCAGAATGGATGTTAAAATCCCGTCTGAAAGCGTTAAAGTTGTTCTACTCAATGCCAATGCCACAATGGGGCGGCGATTTAGGTTCGTTGAACTTTGATGAAATTACGTATTACGTAAAGCCATCAGAAGCGAGCCAGACTTCATGGGATGAAGTTCCTGAAGAAATCAAGCGCACATTTGATAAATTAGGTATTCCAGAAGCAGAGCAAAAGTATTTGGCTGGTGTTTCGGCTCAATACGAATCTGAAGTCGTCTACCATAATATGAAAGTCGAATTGGAAGACATGGGCATCATCTTTAAGGATACCGGTTCTGCTCTTCGTGAAAATGAAGACCTGTTCAAAGAATATTGGCAGTCGGTCATTCCGGCAGCAGACAATAAGTTTGCGGCATTGAATACGGCAGTTTGGTCTGGTGGATCGTTCATTTATGTACCTAAAGGCATTAAAGTAGAATCTCCACTTCAAGCTTACTTCCGTATCAACTCGGAAAACATGGGTCAATTTGAGCGTACACTAATCATTGTTGATGAAGGCGCAAGCGTTCACTATGTAGAAGGCTGTACAGCTCCTGTTTACACGACAAATTCACTTCACTCCGCTGTTGTTGAAATCATTGTGAAAAAAGATGCTTATTGCCGTTATACAACGATTCAGAACTGGGCAAATAATGTCTTTAACCTTGTAACGAAGCGTGCATTTGTTGACGCTAACGGCACAATGGAATGGATTGATGGCAACATCGGTTCGAAATTGACAATGAAATACCCAGCTATTTACTTGAAAGGCGAAGGCGCACGCGGCATGACCTTGTCGATTGCTATCGCTGGTAAAGGGCAGCACCAAGACGCCGGCGCGAAAATGATTCACCTGGCTCCAAATACATCTTCATCAATTGTTTCGAAATCCATTTCGAAACAAGGCGGTAAAGTTTCATACCGTGGGATGGTCCATTTTGGACGCAAGGCGGACGGCGCACGTTCAAACATTGAATGTGATACGTTAATCATGGACAACAAATCAACTTCAGATACAATTCCATACAACGAAATCTTAAACGATAACGTTTCATTGGAACACGAAGCGAAAGTTTCAAAAGTATCTGAAGAGCAATTGTTCTACTTGATGAGCCGTGGCGTTTCGGAACAAGAAGCAACAGAAATGATCGTTATGGGCTTTATCGAACCATTCACGAAAGAACTTCCAATGGAATATGCGGTTGAAATGAACCGTTTGATCAAGTTCGAAATGGAAGGCTCTATCGGTTAA
- a CDS encoding DNA alkylation repair protein: MSAYMRNQFDFLGIKTPLRNALLKEQFLEHRLPDPVQLAEEVWKLYNLPEREYQYAAIALLEKMKKQLTTEDFPFLRELIESKSWWDSVDPIVTRTLCYVIETNRTAGTADMFAWSKAPNIWTNRSAILHQLKYKQQTDTVTLAHIILQHAASSEFFIQKSFGWALREYAKTDAEWVRSFVSDHTLMPLSKQEALKHAKK, from the coding sequence ATGTCTGCGTATATGCGCAATCAGTTCGACTTTCTGGGCATTAAAACCCCATTGCGGAATGCATTGCTGAAAGAGCAATTTCTAGAGCACCGGCTGCCAGATCCGGTACAATTAGCAGAAGAAGTTTGGAAACTTTATAACTTGCCGGAACGGGAATACCAATATGCGGCGATTGCTTTATTGGAGAAAATGAAAAAGCAGTTAACGACGGAGGATTTTCCTTTTCTCCGAGAGCTCATTGAAAGCAAGTCCTGGTGGGACAGCGTTGATCCCATCGTTACACGAACACTTTGCTACGTCATCGAAACAAATCGGACTGCAGGTACTGCTGACATGTTTGCGTGGTCCAAAGCCCCAAATATCTGGACTAACCGCTCAGCTATCCTCCATCAATTGAAATACAAACAGCAGACAGATACTGTAACACTGGCTCACATTATTTTGCAGCATGCCGCATCCTCTGAGTTTTTCATTCAAAAGTCTTTCGGTTGGGCGCTGCGCGAGTATGCCAAAACGGACGCTGAGTGGGTGCGGTCTTTTGTATCAGACCATACTTTAATGCCCCTCAGCAAACAGGAAGCGCTAAAACATGCCAAAAAATAA
- a CDS encoding DUF72 domain-containing protein produces MIYVGLTGWGDHPDVYSPGSKKTEKLIDYSAHFPIVELDSSFYAVQPERNIRKWIAETPEQFQFVVKAYQGMTGHQRGENPFESRDDMFESFCKSVRPLKEEGKLAMVLLQFPPWFDCQKENVEQLREITGRLTEFDLAIEFRHQSWYANGMREKTLDFLRDNNLIHSVCDEPQAGDGSIPLVPVSSRGNKVLVRIHGRNVHGWLNPGHGQNWREVRYLYDYNNEELEEISHAVESLADTTENVYVIFNNNSGGHAAGDAKEFQKMNGLSFDGLSPKQMDLFEGGF; encoded by the coding sequence ATGATTTATGTAGGATTGACGGGTTGGGGAGACCATCCGGATGTCTATAGCCCAGGCTCAAAGAAAACAGAAAAATTGATTGATTACAGCGCACATTTTCCGATTGTCGAACTGGATTCCTCTTTTTATGCGGTTCAACCTGAACGGAATATCCGGAAATGGATTGCCGAAACGCCTGAACAGTTCCAATTCGTGGTGAAAGCTTATCAGGGAATGACGGGACATCAACGTGGAGAAAATCCATTTGAGTCGCGTGACGACATGTTCGAATCATTTTGTAAATCCGTGCGGCCATTGAAAGAAGAAGGCAAGCTCGCAATGGTACTATTGCAATTTCCGCCATGGTTTGATTGCCAGAAAGAGAACGTCGAACAACTTCGGGAAATTACTGGACGTTTGACTGAATTTGACTTGGCGATAGAGTTTCGTCACCAGTCCTGGTATGCCAATGGGATGAGAGAAAAAACGCTGGATTTTCTGCGAGACAATAACCTGATTCATTCGGTCTGTGACGAACCTCAGGCAGGAGATGGCTCGATTCCGCTGGTACCCGTATCTTCGAGGGGAAATAAGGTGCTAGTGCGCATTCATGGGCGCAATGTCCATGGATGGCTGAATCCGGGACATGGGCAAAATTGGCGTGAAGTCCGTTACTTGTATGACTACAACAATGAAGAACTCGAGGAAATCAGCCATGCAGTCGAGTCATTGGCCGATACTACTGAGAATGTCTATGTTATCTTTAATAACAATTCAGGGGGCCATGCAGCAGGTGATGCGAAGGAGTTCCAGAAAATGAATGGATTATCCTTTGATGGGCTTTCGCCAAAGCAGATGGATTTATTTGAAGGAGGATTTTAA
- a CDS encoding sulfite exporter TauE/SafE family protein has translation MIFLIMAFVGVISGIVGALIGLGGGVILVPALLFLGTSFAFFPELSPQKIVGLSVIMMIFTGLSSTLAYMKVRTVDYKSGLIFFAGSAPGTVIGAFVNKNLDLPSFNLYFGILLVFLSLLLMMRDHLKAVHWFVDNGRKTTFTDNEDKQYIYGYPIWFALILTFFVGFASGLFGIGGGSIIVPAMILLFLFPPHVAIGTSMFMVFLSALVNSVTHIALGHVPWIYTIAVIPGAYIGAKIGARLNKRLDSEMLVTILRIVLLVLGLRSIYEGIFSS, from the coding sequence ATGATTTTCTTAATCATGGCGTTTGTCGGTGTGATTTCCGGTATCGTAGGCGCTTTGATAGGACTGGGTGGAGGAGTCATACTGGTCCCGGCCTTGCTGTTTTTAGGCACAAGTTTCGCATTTTTTCCTGAGCTTTCCCCGCAAAAAATTGTTGGCTTATCCGTTATCATGATGATTTTCACAGGACTTTCTTCCACTTTAGCCTATATGAAAGTTCGGACAGTCGATTATAAAAGTGGCCTTATATTCTTTGCGGGAAGCGCGCCGGGAACGGTGATTGGCGCTTTTGTCAATAAAAACCTGGATCTGCCTTCATTCAATCTATACTTTGGTATTCTTCTCGTTTTTCTATCCTTGCTTTTGATGATGCGTGATCACCTGAAGGCTGTTCACTGGTTTGTTGATAATGGGCGCAAGACGACGTTTACGGACAATGAGGACAAGCAATACATTTACGGCTATCCCATTTGGTTTGCGTTGATACTGACATTTTTTGTTGGATTTGCTTCAGGACTGTTCGGTATAGGTGGGGGATCGATTATTGTGCCAGCCATGATTCTCTTATTCTTGTTTCCTCCTCACGTGGCGATTGGTACATCGATGTTCATGGTTTTTTTATCGGCTCTTGTCAATTCGGTCACTCACATTGCATTGGGTCATGTACCATGGATTTATACGATTGCAGTTATTCCAGGTGCATACATCGGTGCAAAAATTGGAGCAAGGTTAAACAAACGCCTCGATTCGGAAATGTTGGTGACGATTTTACGGATTGTGCTCCTGGTTCTAGGACTGCGATCAATTTACGAAGGAATATTCAGTTCTTAA